From one Bacteroides intestinalis DSM 17393 genomic stretch:
- the uvrA gene encoding excinuclease ABC subunit UvrA: MIKNNSILIKGARVNNLKNIDVEIPRNKLVVITGLSGSGKSSLAFDTLYAEGQRRYVESLSSYARQFLGRMSKPECDFIKGIPPAIAIEQKVSSRNPRSTVGTSTEIYEYLRLLYARIGRTFSPISGEEVKKHSTEDIVNCMLGYPEGTRYTVLAPILLREDRTMKQQLDIDMKQGFNRLEVNGEMVRIDEYEPKKEDTVFLLIDRMVASKEKDAISRLTDSAETAMYEGDGACLLRFYQPDGTTSLYRFSTKFEADGITFEEPSDQMFSFNSPIGACPECEGFGKVIGIDEHLVIPNRSLSVYDGAVVCWRGEVMGEWKDMVIRGAEKVGFPIFTPYFELTNEQRRMLWEGTPYFQGINAFFKMVQENQYKIQYRVMLARYRGKTLCPKCHGTRLKPEASYVRVGGRNISELVDLPITELKTFFDNLQLDKHDTDVATRILTEINSRIRFLLDVGLGYLTLNRLSNSLSGGESQRINLATSLGSSLVGSLYILDEPSIGLHSRDTDKLIHVLRQLQQLGNTVVIVEHDEEIIRAADYIIDIGPKAGRLGGQVVYQGDMKDLQPNSDSYTVRYLLGEEEIPVPEHRRPWNNYIELTGARENNLKGVNVRFPLNVMTVVTGVSGSGKSTLVRDIFFRALKRELDECSERPGEFASIGGDLQNLRNVEFVDQNPIGKSSRSNPVTYIKAYDEIRKLWAEQPLAKQMGYTAGYFSFNSEGGRCEECKGDGTITVEMQFMADLVLECETCHGKRFKADTLEVKFHDANIYDVLEMTVNQAVEFFNKHGQKKIVKKLAPLQDVGLGYIKLGQSSSTLSGGENQRVKLAYYLSQEKADPTLFIFDEPTTGLHFHDIRKLLEAFDALILRGHSIVIIEHNMDVIKCADYVIDLGPEGGNKGGNLVAAGTPEEVARCAESYTGQFLQEKLHMK; encoded by the coding sequence ATGATAAAAAACAACTCCATACTTATCAAAGGCGCACGCGTCAACAACCTGAAAAATATAGACGTAGAAATACCCAGAAACAAACTTGTCGTTATCACCGGACTATCCGGTTCCGGTAAATCATCCCTGGCATTCGACACGCTATATGCAGAAGGACAACGTCGTTATGTAGAAAGCCTGAGCAGTTATGCCCGCCAGTTCCTGGGACGTATGAGCAAGCCGGAATGTGACTTTATTAAAGGAATTCCGCCAGCTATTGCCATAGAACAGAAGGTGAGTAGTCGCAACCCACGATCTACCGTCGGTACCTCTACCGAAATTTACGAATACCTGCGTTTACTGTATGCACGCATCGGACGGACATTCAGTCCCATCAGCGGAGAGGAAGTAAAAAAACATTCCACAGAAGATATCGTAAACTGTATGTTGGGATATCCGGAGGGAACAAGATACACCGTACTGGCTCCGATATTACTTCGAGAAGACCGAACGATGAAGCAACAATTAGATATCGATATGAAACAAGGTTTCAACCGTCTGGAAGTAAACGGAGAAATGGTTCGTATCGACGAATACGAACCTAAAAAAGAAGATACTGTTTTCTTATTGATAGACCGTATGGTAGCATCTAAAGAGAAAGATGCAATCAGCCGGTTAACAGATTCTGCCGAGACAGCCATGTACGAAGGTGACGGTGCTTGCCTGCTGCGATTCTATCAACCTGACGGAACAACCAGCCTATACCGCTTCAGCACTAAATTCGAGGCAGACGGCATTACTTTTGAGGAGCCCAGCGACCAGATGTTTTCTTTCAATTCCCCTATTGGTGCATGTCCTGAGTGTGAGGGCTTCGGCAAAGTAATCGGCATTGATGAACACTTGGTAATACCCAACCGCTCATTATCCGTATACGACGGTGCCGTGGTATGTTGGCGCGGTGAAGTGATGGGCGAATGGAAAGACATGGTGATACGCGGTGCCGAAAAAGTCGGTTTCCCGATCTTCACCCCCTACTTTGAACTTACAAACGAACAGCGCCGCATGTTATGGGAAGGCACCCCTTACTTCCAAGGAATCAATGCTTTCTTCAAGATGGTACAGGAAAATCAGTACAAAATACAATACCGCGTGATGTTGGCACGCTATCGTGGCAAAACGCTTTGTCCAAAGTGCCACGGTACCCGTCTGAAGCCCGAAGCCAGCTATGTACGGGTAGGCGGACGAAATATCTCCGAACTTGTGGACTTGCCGATTACGGAACTGAAAACTTTCTTCGATAACCTTCAACTGGATAAGCATGATACGGATGTTGCCACCCGTATCCTAACGGAAATCAACAGTCGCATCCGCTTCCTTCTCGATGTAGGATTGGGATATCTGACATTAAACCGCCTCAGCAATTCGCTTTCCGGTGGTGAAAGTCAACGCATCAATCTCGCCACTTCATTAGGCAGTAGCCTGGTTGGCTCACTCTACATTCTTGATGAACCAAGTATCGGGTTGCATAGCCGCGATACAGATAAGCTGATCCATGTATTACGTCAATTACAACAATTGGGTAATACGGTTGTCATCGTGGAGCATGACGAGGAAATTATCCGTGCAGCAGATTACATTATAGATATCGGACCAAAAGCCGGACGTCTGGGCGGACAAGTTGTCTACCAGGGAGATATGAAAGATTTGCAACCGAATAGTGATAGTTACACAGTACGTTATCTGCTGGGAGAAGAAGAAATTCCCGTTCCGGAACACCGTCGTCCATGGAATAATTACATAGAACTGACCGGAGCCCGCGAGAATAACCTGAAAGGAGTAAACGTACGTTTCCCGCTAAACGTGATGACCGTAGTAACTGGAGTCAGCGGTTCCGGTAAGAGTACTCTGGTACGTGACATTTTCTTCCGTGCCCTGAAGCGCGAACTGGACGAATGCAGTGAACGCCCGGGTGAATTCGCTTCTATCGGTGGTGACCTGCAAAATCTACGGAACGTAGAATTTGTAGACCAGAACCCCATTGGTAAATCCAGTCGTTCGAATCCCGTGACATATATCAAAGCTTACGATGAAATTCGTAAATTATGGGCAGAACAACCGCTTGCCAAGCAAATGGGATACACCGCTGGTTACTTCTCATTCAACAGTGAAGGCGGACGTTGCGAAGAGTGTAAAGGTGACGGAACCATCACAGTAGAAATGCAATTCATGGCCGACTTGGTTCTGGAATGTGAAACCTGCCACGGCAAACGCTTCAAAGCAGATACATTGGAAGTAAAGTTCCATGATGCCAATATATATGATGTACTGGAAATGACCGTAAACCAGGCCGTGGAGTTTTTCAACAAACACGGACAAAAGAAGATTGTGAAGAAACTTGCTCCACTGCAAGATGTGGGATTGGGATACATCAAACTGGGACAATCTTCCTCCACCCTTTCAGGTGGTGAAAATCAACGTGTGAAACTGGCTTACTACCTCAGTCAGGAGAAAGCAGATCCCACCCTGTTTATCTTTGATGAACCGACCACGGGATTGCACTTCCATGACATCCGTAAACTGCTGGAAGCATTCGATGCATTGATATTACGTGGACACTCCATTGTAATCATTGAACACAACATGGATGTTATCAAATGTGCCGACTACGTGATAGACCTCGGACCGGAAGGCGGTAATAAAGGTGGAAATCTGGTGGCGGCAGGTACACCGGAGGAAGTAGCGCGATGTGCAGAAAGCTATACGGGTCAATTCCTGCAAGAGAAATTACACATGAAATAA
- a CDS encoding outer membrane beta-barrel protein: MKKLVLFVCLLVATVAAQAQFEKGKWIVNPSISGLGLSHNTDTDKTSFGIEAKGGAFLLDNVALLVHAGAAWNNGGSDTDVYTLGVGGRYYFSNIGIYLGADVNVDRWDWGTSDDTKFSFGAEAGYAFFLTRTVTLEPAVYWNVNSDRSVFGLKVGFGFYF; encoded by the coding sequence ATGAAAAAATTAGTATTATTCGTTTGTCTGCTTGTGGCCACAGTGGCTGCCCAGGCACAGTTTGAAAAAGGAAAGTGGATTGTAAATCCGTCAATTTCCGGGTTAGGTTTGTCGCATAATACGGATACGGATAAGACCTCTTTTGGCATCGAAGCCAAGGGTGGTGCATTCTTGTTGGATAATGTGGCGTTGTTGGTACATGCAGGGGCTGCCTGGAACAATGGTGGTTCGGATACGGATGTCTATACTCTCGGTGTAGGTGGTCGTTATTATTTCAGTAATATTGGTATATATCTGGGTGCTGATGTCAATGTGGACCGTTGGGATTGGGGTACAAGTGATGATACCAAGTTTTCTTTTGGAGCGGAGGCTGGCTATGCTTTCTTTTTGACAAGGACGGTGACGCTTGAGCCGGCTGTGTACTGGAACGTAAATAGTGACCGTTCTGTATTTGGCCTGAAGGTAGGTTTCGGCTTCTATTTCTAA
- a CDS encoding carbon starvation CstA family protein, giving the protein MITFTLCLLALIVGYFLYGRFIERIFGPDDRKTPALTKTDGVDYIPLPTWKIFMIQFLNIAGLGPIFGAIMGAKFGVSSYLWIVFGSIFAGAVHDYLAGMLSLRNGGESLPEIIGRYLGTTTKQVMRGFTVLLMILVGAVFVAGPAGLLAKLTPESLDVTFWIVVVFIYYIFATLLPVDKIIGKIYPLFAVALLFMAVGILVMLYVKHPVLPEFWDGLQNTNPNATELPIFPIMFVSIACGAISGFHATQSPLMARCMTSERHGRPVFYGAMITEGIVALIWAAAATYFFHENGMGENNAAVVVDAITKDWLGVVGGFLAILGVIAAPITSGDTAFRSARLIVADFLGMEQKTMRRRLYICIPMFLVAIGLLLYSLRDKEGFDMIWRYFAWTNQTLSVFTLWAITVYLVREKKGHYFYVTYFPAIFMTAVCTTYICIAPEGFGLGPQMALTIAILSVVVAAFWFNIWYFKTTKKLW; this is encoded by the coding sequence ATGATTACATTTACACTTTGCTTACTGGCATTGATAGTGGGCTATTTTCTTTACGGGCGTTTCATTGAACGCATTTTTGGCCCTGACGATCGTAAAACACCTGCCCTGACCAAGACCGACGGGGTGGACTATATTCCTTTGCCCACCTGGAAAATATTCATGATACAGTTTCTTAATATTGCCGGTTTAGGACCCATCTTCGGCGCTATTATGGGGGCTAAATTCGGGGTGTCATCTTATTTGTGGATTGTGTTTGGCAGTATCTTTGCCGGTGCTGTACACGATTATTTGGCGGGTATGCTTTCTTTGCGTAATGGCGGTGAAAGTTTGCCGGAAATCATCGGTCGATATCTGGGTACGACTACCAAGCAAGTGATGCGTGGTTTTACCGTACTTCTGATGATATTGGTGGGGGCTGTGTTTGTAGCCGGTCCTGCCGGGCTGTTGGCAAAGCTTACGCCGGAGTCGCTGGATGTAACGTTCTGGATAGTGGTTGTATTTATCTATTATATTTTTGCGACTCTGTTGCCGGTCGATAAGATAATCGGTAAGATTTATCCACTGTTTGCTGTTGCACTGCTCTTTATGGCTGTGGGTATATTGGTGATGCTCTACGTGAAACACCCTGTTTTGCCGGAGTTCTGGGACGGATTGCAAAATACGAATCCGAATGCTACCGAATTACCTATTTTCCCGATTATGTTTGTAAGTATAGCTTGTGGCGCTATCAGTGGCTTCCATGCAACACAAAGCCCGTTGATGGCCCGTTGTATGACGAGTGAACGTCATGGCCGGCCTGTGTTCTATGGTGCTATGATTACCGAAGGCATCGTTGCTTTGATATGGGCTGCTGCTGCCACTTACTTCTTCCATGAAAATGGAATGGGCGAAAATAATGCGGCTGTAGTGGTGGATGCCATCACTAAAGACTGGCTTGGCGTGGTGGGAGGTTTCCTTGCCATATTGGGGGTGATTGCTGCACCTATCACCAGTGGTGACACTGCTTTCCGTTCTGCCCGTCTCATTGTGGCTGACTTTCTTGGAATGGAACAAAAGACCATGCGACGCCGTTTATATATATGCATTCCGATGTTCCTCGTTGCTATTGGTTTGTTGCTTTACAGTCTGCGTGACAAAGAAGGTTTTGATATGATTTGGCGTTACTTCGCATGGACCAACCAGACGCTTTCTGTTTTCACTCTTTGGGCGATAACCGTTTATCTGGTGCGTGAGAAGAAGGGGCATTACTTTTATGTAACTTATTTCCCGGCTATATTCATGACGGCTGTTTGCACGACCTATATCTGCATAGCCCCCGAAGGTTTTGGATTAGGACCTCAGATGGCGCTTACTATTGCTATTCTTTCTGTGGTGGTAGCCGCATTCTGGTTCAATATCTGGTATTTCAAAACGACTAAAAAACTTTGGTAA
- a CDS encoding glycoside hydrolase family 10 protein: protein MKQLLLAIVFSILALPLTAQSIGETTNRPPKYEVRAAWITAVYGLDWPRTRATTPESIRKQKAELIEILDRLKDANFNTVLFQTRTRGDVLYRSKIEPFNSILTGKTGGDPGYDPLAFAVEECHKRGMECHAWMVAIPLGNRKHVANLGNTSVTKQKSAICVPYKREYFLNPGNPQTKEYLMSLVREVVEKYDVDGVHFDYLRYPENALRFPDTYDFRKYGKGRDLSQWRRDNITEIVRHLYKGVKALKPWVKVSTCPVGKYRDTSRYPSRGWNAFHTVYQDAQGWLGEGIQDQIYPMIYFRGNHFYPFALDWQEQSNGRQIIPGLGIYFLDPSEGNWTLDEVERQMYFIRKHKLAGQAHYRVKYLMDNTQGLYDALEEDFYTAPALQPAMPWIDNVPPTTPGNLIVTQQCDGYIHLSWLPATDNDKRNVPTYVIYGSDTYPVDTSNPENIIAQRVQETEYTYAPIRLWTAKKYFAVTAVDRCGNESEACKQVLH, encoded by the coding sequence ATGAAACAGTTACTGCTCGCCATCGTATTTAGCATATTAGCTTTGCCCCTCACTGCACAATCCATCGGTGAGACGACAAATCGTCCTCCCAAGTACGAAGTACGTGCCGCCTGGATTACCGCTGTCTATGGTTTGGATTGGCCACGTACCCGTGCCACCACGCCCGAAAGTATCCGGAAACAAAAGGCAGAACTTATCGAAATACTGGACCGACTGAAAGATGCGAACTTCAACACCGTACTCTTCCAGACACGGACACGCGGTGATGTACTCTATCGCTCTAAAATAGAACCTTTCAATTCTATACTAACCGGGAAAACAGGTGGCGACCCGGGATATGACCCACTGGCTTTTGCCGTAGAGGAATGTCATAAACGCGGTATGGAATGCCATGCCTGGATGGTAGCCATTCCATTGGGTAACCGCAAACATGTTGCCAATCTGGGTAATACCTCTGTCACCAAACAGAAATCCGCCATTTGTGTACCTTACAAGCGGGAATATTTCCTCAATCCCGGAAATCCGCAAACCAAAGAATATCTGATGAGTCTTGTACGTGAGGTTGTGGAAAAATATGACGTAGATGGCGTCCATTTCGATTATCTGCGTTATCCGGAGAATGCTCTCCGTTTTCCCGACACCTACGATTTCCGGAAGTACGGTAAAGGACGCGACCTTTCCCAATGGCGCAGGGATAATATCACAGAAATCGTCCGTCATCTCTATAAAGGTGTAAAAGCTCTGAAACCCTGGGTAAAGGTCAGTACCTGCCCCGTAGGTAAATACCGTGACACTTCCCGCTATCCTTCTCGCGGCTGGAATGCTTTCCATACCGTCTATCAGGATGCACAAGGTTGGCTGGGCGAAGGGATACAAGATCAGATATATCCCATGATTTATTTCCGTGGTAATCACTTCTACCCTTTTGCCCTCGATTGGCAGGAACAAAGTAACGGACGACAGATTATTCCAGGACTGGGCATTTATTTCCTTGACCCCAGCGAAGGCAATTGGACCTTGGACGAAGTGGAACGTCAAATGTACTTTATCCGCAAACATAAACTGGCAGGCCAGGCTCATTATCGTGTAAAATATCTGATGGATAACACTCAGGGATTGTATGATGCATTGGAAGAAGATTTCTATACCGCTCCTGCCTTGCAGCCTGCCATGCCATGGATAGACAACGTGCCACCTACAACTCCCGGCAATTTAATCGTTACCCAGCAGTGCGACGGTTACATACACTTGAGCTGGCTTCCCGCCACGGACAATGATAAACGCAATGTGCCGACTTATGTCATCTATGGTTCGGATACTTATCCCGTAGATACCTCTAACCCGGAAAATATCATAGCCCAGCGTGTACAGGAAACAGAATATACATATGCCCCCATCCGTCTGTGGACGGCAAAGAAATACTTTGCCGTTACAGCTGTAGATCGTTGTGGAAATGAGAGCGAAGCATGCAAACAGGTCTTACACTAA
- a CDS encoding ATP-binding protein gives MEAFYRTHAYLVEHTNAPVRRDLMDEINWNDRLIGIKGTRGVGKTTFLLQYAKEKFGTDRSCLFINMNNFYFSNFSIVDFAYEFQRRGGKVLLIDQVFKHPDWSRELRMCYDRFPNLKIVFTGSSVMRLKEENLELRDIVKSYNLRGFSFREYLNLQTGMKFRAYTLEEILSNHEQIAKGILSKVRPLDYLQDYLHHGFYPFFLEKRNFSENLLKTMNMMVEVDILLIKQIELKYLSKIKKLLYMLAVDGPKAPNVSQLANDIQTSRATVMNYIKYLADARLINMVYPKGEEFPKKPSKIMMHNSNLMYSIYPVKVEELDVLDTFFANSLWKDHKVNKGDKNMSFLVDDVMPFKICPEGMKIKNNPGVTYALHKAEIGRGNQIPLWMFGFLY, from the coding sequence ATGGAAGCATTCTACCGCACACACGCCTATCTTGTTGAGCATACCAATGCCCCTGTTCGCCGTGACCTCATGGATGAGATCAACTGGAACGACCGCCTTATCGGTATTAAAGGAACGCGTGGTGTCGGTAAAACCACGTTCTTGTTGCAATACGCTAAAGAGAAATTCGGCACTGACCGTTCCTGTCTCTTTATCAATATGAACAATTTCTATTTTTCCAACTTCAGTATCGTTGATTTCGCTTACGAATTTCAACGTCGCGGCGGAAAAGTATTATTGATAGACCAAGTGTTTAAACACCCTGACTGGAGCAGAGAACTGAGAATGTGCTACGATCGTTTCCCGAACCTCAAAATCGTATTCACCGGTTCGTCCGTAATGCGACTGAAAGAGGAAAATCTGGAATTGCGTGACATTGTGAAGAGCTATAATCTGCGTGGCTTCTCTTTCCGTGAGTATCTGAACCTGCAGACCGGCATGAAGTTCCGTGCTTACACACTGGAAGAGATTTTGAGCAATCACGAACAGATTGCCAAAGGTATCCTTTCGAAAGTGCGCCCGTTAGATTACCTGCAGGATTATCTGCACCACGGTTTTTATCCGTTCTTTCTGGAAAAACGCAATTTCTCGGAAAATCTACTGAAGACCATGAATATGATGGTGGAAGTGGATATCCTGCTCATTAAACAGATTGAACTGAAATATCTTTCAAAAATTAAGAAATTGCTCTATATGCTGGCAGTAGACGGTCCGAAAGCCCCGAACGTAAGCCAGCTGGCAAACGATATACAGACATCCCGCGCTACGGTAATGAACTACATCAAATATCTGGCAGATGCACGTCTTATCAATATGGTATATCCGAAGGGAGAAGAATTCCCTAAGAAACCATCAAAGATCATGATGCACAACTCCAACCTGATGTACTCCATCTATCCCGTGAAAGTGGAAGAACTGGATGTACTGGACACTTTCTTCGCAAATTCCTTGTGGAAAGATCACAAGGTGAACAAAGGCGACAAAAATATGTCGTTCCTGGTGGACGATGTGATGCCTTTCAAGATTTGTCCGGAAGGAATGAAGATTAAGAACAATCCCGGCGTCACCTACGCCCTGCACAAAGCAGAAATAGGAAGAGGGAATCAGATTCCACTCTGGATGTTCGGCTTTTTATATTGA
- the nifJ gene encoding pyruvate:ferredoxin (flavodoxin) oxidoreductase codes for MTKQKKFITCDGNQAAAHISYMFSEVAAIYPITPSSTMAEYVDEWAAAGRKNIFGETVLVQEMQSEAGAAGAVHGSLQAGALTSTYTASQGLLLMIPNMYKIAGEFLPCVFHVSARTLASHALCIFGDHQDVMSTRMTGFAMLAEGSVQEVMDLSGVAHLSTIKARVPFVNFFDGFRTSHEIQKIEMLENDDLAPLIDQEALAEFRARALNPMNPVARGMAENPDHFFQHRESCNNYYEAVPAIVEEYMNEISKITGRKYGLFDYYGAEDAERVIIAMGSVTEAAREAIDHLVANGEKVGMVAVHLYRPFSAKHFLAAVPKTAKTIAVLDRTKEPGANGEPLYLDVKDCYYGTANAPVIVGGRYGLGSKDTTPAQIIAVFKNLAMPMPKNHFTIGIVDDVTFTSLPQEEEIALGGEGMFEAKFYGLGADGTVGANKNSVKIIGDNTDKHCQAYFSYDSKKSGGFTCSHLRFGDTPIRSTYLVNTPNFVACHVQAYLHMYDVTRGLRKNGTFLLNTIWEGEELAKNLPTRVKKYFAKNNISVYYINATQIAQEIGLGNRTNTILQSAFFRITGVIPVDLAVEQMKKFIQKSYGKKGEDIVNKNYAAVDRGGEYKQLTVDPAWVNLADDAKAENNDPAFINEVVRPINAQDGDLLPVSAFKGIEDGTWYQGTAKYEKRGVAAFVPEWNAENCIQCNKCAYVCPHASIRPFVLDAEEQKGANFEMLKAVGKVFDGMTFRIQVDVLDCLGCGNCADICPGNPKKGGKALTMKHLESQLNQVPNWDYCAEKVASKQHLVDVKANVKNSQFATPLFEFSGACSGCGETPYVKLITQLFGDREMVANATGCSSIYSGSVPSTPYTKNEKGQGPAWANSLFEDFCEFGLGMELANEKMRDRIVKLFNQILEGENAPAEVKEVLKAWIENMYDADKTKELAPQIEAIIEQGIAAGCPISKELKGLTQYLVKRSQWIIGGDGASYDIGYGGLDHVIASGKDVNILVLDTEVYSNTGGQSSKATPVGAIAKFAAAGKRVRKKDLGLMATTYGYVYVAQIAMGADQAQTLKAIREAEAYPGPSLIIAYAPCINHGLKAGMGKSQAEEEKAVKCGYWHLWRYNPALEAEGKNPFQLDSKEPDWAGFQDFLKSEVRYSSVMKQYPSEAAELFQAAEDNAKWRYNSYKRLSKENWGADAE; via the coding sequence ATGACTAAACAGAAGAAATTCATTACTTGTGATGGTAACCAGGCTGCTGCGCATATCTCGTATATGTTCTCTGAAGTAGCTGCTATCTATCCCATCACTCCCTCTTCTACGATGGCTGAGTACGTAGACGAATGGGCTGCCGCAGGACGCAAAAACATCTTCGGCGAAACAGTATTGGTACAGGAAATGCAATCAGAAGCCGGTGCTGCCGGAGCCGTTCACGGTTCATTGCAAGCCGGTGCGTTGACTTCAACGTACACTGCATCTCAAGGTCTGTTGCTGATGATCCCGAATATGTACAAGATTGCCGGTGAATTCCTGCCTTGCGTATTCCACGTATCAGCTCGTACACTGGCTTCTCACGCTCTGTGTATCTTCGGTGACCACCAAGACGTTATGTCAACCCGTATGACCGGTTTTGCTATGCTGGCCGAAGGTTCTGTACAGGAAGTTATGGACCTCTCCGGTGTTGCTCACTTGTCAACTATCAAAGCTCGTGTACCGTTTGTTAATTTCTTCGACGGCTTCCGTACTTCTCATGAAATCCAGAAGATCGAGATGTTGGAAAACGATGATCTCGCTCCCCTGATTGACCAGGAAGCTTTGGCTGAATTCCGTGCTCGCGCATTGAATCCGATGAATCCGGTTGCCCGTGGTATGGCTGAAAACCCCGACCATTTCTTCCAGCACCGTGAATCATGCAACAACTACTACGAAGCAGTTCCTGCTATTGTAGAAGAATACATGAATGAAATTTCTAAAATCACAGGACGTAAATACGGCTTGTTCGATTACTATGGTGCCGAAGACGCAGAACGCGTTATCATCGCTATGGGTTCTGTAACTGAAGCTGCCCGCGAAGCTATCGACCACTTGGTAGCTAATGGCGAAAAGGTAGGTATGGTTGCCGTACACTTGTATCGTCCGTTCTCTGCTAAGCACTTCCTGGCTGCTGTGCCTAAGACTGCTAAGACTATTGCAGTTCTTGACCGTACAAAGGAACCGGGTGCTAACGGCGAACCGTTGTACCTCGATGTAAAAGACTGCTATTATGGTACTGCTAATGCTCCGGTAATCGTAGGCGGTCGTTACGGTTTGGGTTCTAAGGACACTACTCCTGCTCAGATCATTGCCGTATTCAAGAATCTGGCTATGCCGATGCCGAAGAACCACTTTACTATCGGTATCGTAGACGACGTAACCTTCACTTCACTTCCTCAGGAAGAAGAAATCGCATTGGGTGGCGAAGGCATGTTCGAAGCTAAATTCTACGGACTGGGCGCTGACGGTACAGTAGGTGCTAACAAGAACTCTGTAAAAATCATCGGTGACAACACTGATAAACACTGCCAAGCTTACTTCTCTTATGACTCTAAGAAGTCAGGTGGTTTCACTTGTTCTCACTTGCGTTTCGGTGATACTCCGATCCGCTCTACATACTTGGTAAACACTCCGAACTTTGTGGCTTGCCACGTTCAGGCTTACCTGCACATGTACGATGTAACCCGCGGTTTGCGTAAGAATGGTACATTCCTTCTGAACACAATCTGGGAAGGCGAAGAACTGGCTAAGAATCTGCCTACCCGCGTGAAGAAGTATTTCGCTAAAAACAATATCTCTGTATACTATATCAATGCAACTCAGATTGCACAAGAAATCGGTTTGGGCAACCGTACCAATACAATCCTGCAATCTGCATTCTTCCGTATCACAGGCGTAATTCCTGTTGACCTGGCTGTAGAACAGATGAAGAAATTCATCCAGAAGTCTTACGGTAAGAAGGGTGAAGATATCGTAAACAAGAACTATGCTGCCGTTGACCGTGGTGGTGAATACAAACAATTGACTGTTGATCCTGCTTGGGTTAACTTGGCTGACGACGCTAAGGCTGAAAACAACGATCCTGCATTCATCAACGAAGTAGTTCGTCCGATCAATGCACAGGATGGTGACTTGTTGCCGGTATCTGCATTCAAAGGCATCGAAGACGGTACTTGGTATCAAGGTACAGCTAAATACGAAAAACGTGGTGTAGCTGCTTTCGTACCCGAATGGAATGCTGAAAACTGTATCCAGTGTAACAAGTGTGCATACGTTTGTCCTCACGCTTCTATCCGTCCGTTCGTTCTGGATGCTGAAGAGCAGAAAGGTGCAAACTTCGAGATGCTGAAAGCGGTAGGTAAAGTATTCGATGGTATGACATTCCGTATCCAGGTTGACGTTCTCGACTGTCTGGGTTGCGGTAACTGTGCCGACATCTGTCCGGGTAATCCGAAGAAGGGTGGCAAGGCTTTGACTATGAAACATCTGGAAAGCCAGTTGAACCAAGTTCCTAACTGGGATTACTGCGCTGAAAAGGTAGCAAGCAAGCAACATTTGGTTGACGTTAAAGCTAACGTAAAGAACTCTCAGTTCGCTACTCCGTTGTTTGAATTCTCAGGTGCTTGCTCTGGTTGTGGTGAAACTCCGTATGTGAAGTTGATCACTCAGTTATTCGGTGACCGCGAAATGGTAGCTAATGCAACAGGATGTTCTTCTATCTACTCCGGTTCAGTTCCTTCTACTCCTTATACTAAGAATGAAAAGGGTCAAGGTCCTGCTTGGGCAAACTCTTTGTTCGAAGACTTCTGTGAATTCGGTTTGGGTATGGAACTCGCTAACGAAAAGATGCGTGACCGTATTGTGAAACTGTTCAACCAGATCCTTGAAGGCGAAAATGCTCCTGCTGAAGTTAAGGAAGTATTGAAAGCATGGATTGAAAACATGTACGATGCAGACAAGACTAAAGAACTTGCACCTCAGATCGAGGCTATCATCGAGCAAGGCATCGCTGCCGGCTGCCCGATTAGCAAGGAACTGAAAGGCTTGACTCAATATTTGGTAAAACGCAGCCAGTGGATCATCGGTGGTGACGGTGCTTCTTACGATATCGGTTACGGTGGTCTCGACCATGTAATCGCCAGCGGTAAGGACGTTAACATCCTGGTTCTGGATACTGAGGTTTACTCTAACACAGGTGGTCAATCTTCTAAGGCTACTCCGGTGGGTGCTATCGCTAAGTTTGCTGCTGCCGGTAAGCGTGTACGCAAGAAAGACCTCGGTCTGATGGCTACTACTTACGGTTACGTTTACGTAGCTCAGATTGCTATGGGTGCTGACCAGGCTCAGACTTTGAAGGCAATCCGTGAAGCTGAAGCTTATCCCGGACCGTCACTCATCATCGCTTACGCTCCGTGTATCAACCACGGTTTGAAGGCAGGTATGGGTAAAAGCCAGGCTGAGGAAGAAAAGGCTGTTAAGTGTGGTTACTGGCACTTGTGGCGTTACAATCCGGCTTTGGAAGCTGAAGGCAAGAACCCGTTCCAGTTGGATAGCAAAGAACCCGATTGGGCTGGATTCCAGGACTTCCTGAAGAGTGAGGTTCGTTACTCTTCTGTAATGAAACAATATCCTTCAGAAGCTGCCGAACTGTTCCAAGCAGCTGAAGACAATGCTAAGTGGCGTTATAACAGCTACAAGCGTCTGTCTAAAGAAAACTGGGGTGCTGATGCCGAATAA